TATTGCGTATGGAGGCCATTATGACACCCCTTTACTTATCATTTTTAAACTTGGATTTGAATTCATTAATTGCTCCATCTATTCGTTTTTCTAATTCTTTATCCACTTCTTGTTTTTCTCTGATAGTTGATACGATATCGGAATACTTCGTTTCGATAAATTCTAAGAACTCTTTTTCAAAACGCCTAATCTCCGATACTTCTATATCCATTAAGTATTTTCTGGTAGCCGCGAACAAAATTAACACTTGGTGTTCAACAGGCATAGGTCTGTATTGAGGTTGTTTTAAGACCTCCATGATTCTTTCTCCTTGAGCTAAAGTATCTCTTGTAGCTTTATCAAGCTCTGAACCGAATTGAGCAAAGGAAGCCAAATCACGATATTGTGCCAGTTCAACACGAATAGGTCCTGCTATCTTTTTCATCGCCTTAATCTGAGCAGCCCCCCCTACACGGGATACGGAAAGCCCAGGGTTTATTGCAGGACGAACCCCTGCATTGAAAAGCTCTGTTTCAAGATAAATTTGTCCGTCCGTTATTGAAATAACATTCGTAGGAATATAAGCGGAAACGTCGCCTGCCTGAGTTTCAATAATAGGAAGCGCAGTGAGTGATCCGCCTCCTCTTTCATCAGAAAGTTTTGCAGCCCGTTCTAAAAGTCTTGAATGAAGGTAGAATACGTCTCCAGGATAAGCTTCACGTCCCGGTGGTCTTCTAAGCAGCAAGGACATGGCACGATAAGCTACCGCATGTTTTGACAAATCGTCATAAATAATCAATACGTCCTTTCCTGCTTCCATCCATTCTTCTCCCATAGCACATCCTGCATAAGGAGCAATATATTGAAGCGGAGCCAGCTCGCTGGCAGTTGATGCAACAACGGTCGTATAATCCATTGCCCCATGTTTTTCAAGAGTATTTACAAGTTGTGCTACAGTTGATGCTTTTTGGCCAATAGCTACATAGATACAAAGAACATTTTGTCCTTTTTGGTTGATAATTGTATCTATTGCAATAGCAGTTTTACCTGTTTGACGGTCTCCAATGATTAATTCTCTTTGTCCCCGGCCAATTGGTACCATGGAGTCAATAGCTTTAATTCCTGTCTGTAGCGGCGTATCCACGGACTTTCTTTCGATAACACCGGGAGCTACTCTTTCTACCCGGCGATATTTATCGGTAACAATAGGTCCTTTACCGTCTATAGGTTGTCCTAAAGCATTCACAACTCTACCAACAAGGGCATCCCCTACAGGCACTTCAACAACTCTACCTGTGGATTTTACAGTATCTCCTTCTTTAATACCTTCATCGGAACCAAGAAGTACCGCCCCTATGTTATCTTCTTCAAGGTTTAATACCATTCCATATACTTCTCCCGGGAATTCAAGAAGTTCTCCTGCTATGGCTTTTTCTAAGCCGTGGATTCTAACAATTCCATCCCCAACTTGTATAACTGTTCCTACATCAGTAACTTCTAAACGAGTCTGATAATTTTTTATTTGTTGCTTTATAACAGAACTAATTTCTTCAGGTTTAAGATTCATACTTTTGGTTACACCCCTTTTCACACAAGCTGCATATCATATAGGCTGGTCTTTAATCCTTGAAGTTGTCCATAAATGCTGGCATCCAAAATCCTATCGCCTACTCGAATTTTAAGACCTCCAATAATAGATGGATCTACTTGTGTTTCAATTTGTATCTGCTTCTTAATGCGACTGGTTAAGGTTTGCTTTATTTTTTCAATTTGTTCCTCTTTTAAGGGTACTGCAGAAATAACTACAGCAGTTACAATTCCCTTATAGGTTTTAACTTCATCTAAAAAAGTACTTAGAATCTCTAAAAGGTGCTCTTGTCTCCCTTTTTGTACGACCAATGTCAAAAGCCCCATGAGTTCATTGGATACTATGGAAGAAAATACATCTTTTAAAAGCTGCATTTTTTCTTCTCTTAAAATATGAGGATGCTGCAAAATCTGCATAAATTCCTCTTCGGACTCCAGGACTTGGTGTATCATTTGTACCTGACTTTCCAATTCATCCATAGTATTGGTTTCTATAGCTATATCAAACAAGGCTTTTGCATAACGTTTTGATATTAATTGTGCCATGATACATCCCCCATCTGTGAAATGACTTCATCAATCAACTCACTGTGTTTTTGCTCATCTATGGAAGATGCAATAAGTTTTCCTGCCATCATTGATGCTATTTCTACCATTTCTTTTTTCATTTCATCTTTAATTTTAACTTTTTCTCTTTCAATGTCTGTTAATGCTCTATTTTTTATTGAATCAGCTTCTTTTCTGGCTTCTTCAATAATTTCATTTTCTTTTTCCTGAGCTTTTTTTCTGGCTTCTCTTAAAATTTCATCTGATTCTTCTTTAATATGGCCTAATTTATTCTCATACTCTTTTTTCATTTCCAGAACTCTTTGTTCTTCTGATTTTGCCTGTTCAAGCTGAAGTCTAATCTTCTCAGATCGCTTCTCCATAAATTCTCTTACAGGTTTAAACAAAAGAAAAGATAATCCTGCAAATAAAATAAGGGTATTTAACAGCTGCAGGCCAAGGCCAAATAGAAACTGCTGGTCAAAACTAATAATCCCTCCATCCAAGAGAAGAATCCTCCTTTCTCAATGTTATAGATTTCACAAACTAACCTCTTATGTATATGTATTAATGTGAAATCTATTGAAGAGTAACAACATATATTTTTAGTGCTCTTAAGTGCCTAAAGTTGTCCCTCTTAACCATAGGTAAATGTGCTGCGTATTATTGTCCTAAAAGACGAAGGTATTGAGAAATAAGCGGATTAGCAAACAATAGGATAATGGCAATAATAAGACCATAAATACCTGTTGTTTCTGCTACTGCTGCTCCCAGTAACATTGTTCTTACAATATCCCCTTGGGCTTCAGGTTGACGACCTACAGCTTCTGCACCTTTACCAGCTGCATACCCTTGTCCTATTCCAGGTCCTATACCTGCGATCATCGCAAGACCTGCCCCAATTGCTGAACATGCTAATATTAATGCTCTTCCATCGATTTGTTCCATCATAAATTCCTCCTTTAATTTTTACCTAAATATTATATAAGAATGTTATCTTCATCATTGTGTTAAGATTTGTGAAAATAACAGTAATAACGCAATAACCAATGCATAAATTCCTGTTGTTTGAGCAACTGCCTGTCCTAAAAGCATTGTTCTTACAATCATACTTTGAAGTCCAGGACGTTTTCCTACAGCCTCAGAACTTTTTCCTGCTGCATACCCTTGTCCTATTCCAGGTCCTACTCCGGCAATCATCGAAAGTCCTGCTCCAATAGCACTACACGCCAGAACAATCCCGGCACCTTGTCTGGTTACAAGAGGATTTGCAAACAGCATGATAATTGCAATGACTAATGAAAATATCCCTGAAGTTTCTGCCACAGCTGATCCCAGAAGCATTACCAAAGTGGCGTTTTTCCCCGCTTTGGGGTTATTCCCCACAGCTTCTGCCGCTTTACCGGCAGCATAGCCTTGTCCTACTCCTGGTCCAATTCCTGCAATCATCGCAATACCAGCCCCTACTGCTGAAAATCCCAGAATCAGAGCGCGTTTGTCTACATGTTCCATCCAACCTATAAGCAAATCAAGCAATCCTGTCACATCCATTATTTCACCTTCTTCCTTATCAGCATAAGGTTTAGCTATCCATTGCACTGGATACAAATGTCATACTAAGCATTACAAAAATAAATGTCTGAAGCACTCCTGCAAAGACGTCAAAATATGCATGCAAAAATGCAGGGATACCTATTTTTACAGGAATCCAAGGCATTGCATACCAAAGGGCCATTATAATGGTTCCTCCTAAGATATTTCCAAACAAACGGAAACTAAGGGATACCGGATTTGCCAATTCACCTATAACATTTAGAGGAAACAAAAGTGGTATAGGTTCAAAGAAGCCTTTTACATAGTTGACGATTCCTTTGTCTCTAAGGCCATATCCTTGAATCATAAAGAACGTTATCAAAGCTAACGCCAGGGTGGTTGCAAGATCCGCCGTAGGAGGCCTTAGCCCCACAAGCCCTGATAAATTGGCCAGTAAAATAAATAAAAACATACTGCCATAAAAAGGAGCAAATCCTTTGTTATTCTCACCCATAGTCGTCGCTGTAAAGGAATAAAACACTTCTACCAAAAGCTCAATAACATTCTGAAATCCTTTTGGAATCTCTTCAAACCTATGGATAAGAATTCTTACAATTAATGCAAGACCAAGAAGCACCGCCATAATAATCCACGTATTCACAATCGTAGTAGTGATATAGAATTCACTTCCTCCAATGTGTACGGGAATAATATTATGGTTATAAAAATCTAAGTTTTCCAATATTCACACCCCTTTCTTGATTTAATTTCTACTTCAAAAATAGAATTATAATTTTTATTATTATTTTTAGCTTTTAATATGATCGACTTTGATGCCTTTTGGCGACCTCTTCTTATCACGGTAAAGCTCCAGAAAAACAGCTGCTTTCATGGTAAGCATTCCGAATACGGTACCCAACAGATTAATGCTGGGCTCTAAGGCTGCTATGGTTAATACAAGTCCAGTTAATATGTATCTGGCTATATAGCCACTGGCCGCATATTTTTGTGCTCTGCTTTTCTCCATCTGGACAGCTTTTTTTATGCTGATTTCCATTAATCTAAGCCGTAATACAGAAAAAATAGTTCCAAATGAAACGCCTTTAATAAAACCAAAAGAATCTTCCGCAATAAAGCTGCCTGCGATTCCAATGACTGTACCTAGAATGATCATCCTAAGAATGAGTCGATTCCTTTCAGGAACACGGTCATTCATCTTTTTCATCCTTTCTCATGTTTCTGGCTTTTATTCCTTTTAGTGCAATAACAAATAAATTTCGAAAAGCAGCTCCTACACCCAAAAAAGAAAAAACAATTAAAAACAAAACTCCTGTATTAAGCCATTTATCAAGAAAATTGCCTAATAGTATGCAGAATATAATCGGCAGTGCCATCATGATTCCTATTTGAGATATCAAGGAAATCAAAGCTAAAATTTCTGCTTTTTTTTTCATTATATTGCACCACCAACTTACATTTTTTTCAGATTTGAGACTTTTCCATCCATTATACACCGTTATTTTTTAACTGTCCATAAGTCTATGTATTTAACCTATTAAAAGTCTTCCGGTCTTTTATTGCTTTTCCCAAAGCAATATAAAATCGCGTCAACAATTCTCTTAGAGGCATGTCCATCTCCAAAAGGATTCTTAACACTTGTCATGGCTTCATAAGCATCCTTACTGGTAAGCAGTTCAGAGGCCATGTTAAAGATTCTCTCTTCATCGGTTCCTGCAAGTTTCAGTGTTCCGGCTTCTACCCCTTCCGGTCTTTCCGTTACATTTCTAAGAACCAGTACAGGCTTCTTCATGGAAGGAACTTCTTCCTGCAATCCTCCGGAGTCTGTCAGTACCAAATAGGATTTATTCATCAAATTATGCATATCTTTCATATCCAACGGATCAATCAGATGTATACGGGGGTGATTACCCAGAATTGGATAAACAGTTTCTCTTACAGCAGGATTTTTATGTACTGCATAAACAACTTCTATATCTTCAAAAGCTTCTACAAGTCTATATACGGCATTGCAAATATTTTCAAGGGGTTCCCCTAAATTCTCTCTTCTATGGGCAGTCATTGCAATAATCCGTCTATTCCCATAATCAATATCGTTTAATAAAGGATTTGCGAATATATAGTTTTCCTCAATCGTTGTTTTTAATGCATCAATAACCGTATTCCCCGTTACAAAGATTTGTTCCTCAGGAATGCCTTCTTTTAACAAATGGGTCTTTGCTAAAGATGTAGGCGCAAAATGAATGTCTGTTAAAGCTCCCGTAAGCTTTCTATTCATTTCTTCAGGAAAGGGCTGATATTTGTCATAGGTTCTAAGACCTGCCTCAACATGCCCAACCTTTACCTGATTATAAAATGCAGCTAAAGATCCTACAAAGGTTGTACTGGTATCCCCGTGAACCAAAACAATATCAGGAGACACCTCTTTGATCACCTTATCCAAGCCTTCCAGAGCACGAACCGTAATATCTATAAGGGTTTGTCTTGCTTTCATAATATCCAAATCAAAATCCGGTTTTAACTTAAAGGTATCCAGTACCTGATCTAACATTTCTCTATGTTGTGCTGTAACACATACGATGCTTTCAATGCCATCGGTTTTTTCTAATTCTTTTACAACCGGTGCCATTTTAATCGCTTCCGGTCTTGTCCCAAATATGCTCATTACTTTAATTGACATGAGTTTTCCCAGCCTTTCGTAAAAGTCATTACTAATATTTAACCATATGGAAAATATTTTATCAACCACAAATAAAATATAATTTTATTTAAAATATCCTATCCATTTTAATAGAATTTATTGCTAATTATTATTTTTATAGGCTATAATAAAATAAAAAAGGAGTGGTACAATGACCTCCCCTATTAGTCAAATTACAACTGAAGAAAATGTTACTTTAATTACCTTAGATAATATCCCCTCCAATACATCAGACATTGCTCGTATATTTAGGGCTATTGGAGAATCCGGAGTTAATATTGATATGATTAGTCAAACATCTCCTTATAAAGGGAGTATCAATATTTCTTTTTCTCTGCAAGATGAAGACGTATTCACTGTCCTTAAAACTCTAAAAGCTTTTAAAGCAGATTATGAGAATCTAAGAATCGATATTAATTCGAATAATGTAAAGATTTCTCTATTCGGAGAAGGCATGAGAACTACACCTGGAACTGCCGCAAAAACCATGGAGCTACTCGCTCAAAACGATATCGAGATACAACTTATTACCACTTCAGAAGTAGATATTTCCTATCTTATTTCTGCTTCTGATAAGGACAAAGCTATAAAATGTTTCAAAGAATATTTTAATATTTAAAAAGGGATGCCGTCGGCATCCCTTTATGCGTATTTCTTATTTTTGATTATCACTTTGATTATCACTTTGATTGTCACCTTGATTATCATATATAATCATATATAATGCAACTGCCATGGCGATAAACACACCTAAGGCAACTACTGTATCCTTTTGTGCAATAAGGATTCCTATGATTCCAAAGCCGCCACTAATTCCATAGAGGGTAATCACTGCTTTCTTTTGACTATAACCCTTATCTACCAGACGGTGATGCAGATGTCCTCTGTCCGCTTCCATAATCGGTCTGCGGTTAATGATTCTTCTAAGGATCGCAAAGGTGGTGTCAAAGATAGGCAGCGCCAATACTAAAACGGCAATAATAATTGTAACCGCTGTATATCCCTTAATAAATCCTTGAACGGATGTAACGGCTAAAGTAAATCCTAAAAAGGTAGAGCCTGTATCTCCCATAAAGATCTTTGCAGGATTAAAGTTATGAGGTAAAAATCCTAAGCAGGATCCTGCCAAAGCCGCAGTTAACACTGCCGCCACCGGTCCAATGGGATTCGGAGATAGAATGGATAAAGTCATCAGACAAATTGCTGCTATTGAGGATACGCCTGCAGCCAGTCCATCCAGTCCATCAATCAGATTAACCGCATTTGTAACCCCTACAATCCAAAACAAAGTAATCGGCACACTAAGCTTTTCTAATAGTAAAGTATTGCTTTCTGCAAAAGGCCATGTAACAAATTCGATTCTGATATCAGAATAAATCACCACAAGGGCTGCAAGAATTTGCACACATAATTTAAGCTTTGCATTCAAATTATAAATATCATCGAAAAAGCCTAATAAAAATATAATTAATCCACCCATAAGGAGACCTGAAATTTGTTTCCATTGAAACGCCTCCACCAAAGGAGTAATGAAGAATACTGTTATAATAAACCCTAGAAAAATAGCTATACCACCCATTCTGGGCATAGGCTCTTTATGCATTCCTCTTGCCTTAGGCTGATCTACTGCACCAACCATCAAAGCAATTTTTTTACTCAGTGGCGTTGTAAGAAGGCTGATTATAAAAGCTGAAATAAACGAAACAATGTATAGTAAAATAGTTTCCTGCACAGCTACGCTCTGAAACACCTTTATCCTCTCCTTAT
The genomic region above belongs to Defluviitalea saccharophila and contains:
- the atpA gene encoding F0F1 ATP synthase subunit alpha, which gives rise to MNLKPEEISSVIKQQIKNYQTRLEVTDVGTVIQVGDGIVRIHGLEKAIAGELLEFPGEVYGMVLNLEEDNIGAVLLGSDEGIKEGDTVKSTGRVVEVPVGDALVGRVVNALGQPIDGKGPIVTDKYRRVERVAPGVIERKSVDTPLQTGIKAIDSMVPIGRGQRELIIGDRQTGKTAIAIDTIINQKGQNVLCIYVAIGQKASTVAQLVNTLEKHGAMDYTTVVASTASELAPLQYIAPYAGCAMGEEWMEAGKDVLIIYDDLSKHAVAYRAMSLLLRRPPGREAYPGDVFYLHSRLLERAAKLSDERGGGSLTALPIIETQAGDVSAYIPTNVISITDGQIYLETELFNAGVRPAINPGLSVSRVGGAAQIKAMKKIAGPIRVELAQYRDLASFAQFGSELDKATRDTLAQGERIMEVLKQPQYRPMPVEHQVLILFAATRKYLMDIEVSEIRRFEKEFLEFIETKYSDIVSTIREKQEVDKELEKRIDGAINEFKSKFKNDK
- a CDS encoding F0F1 ATP synthase subunit delta produces the protein MAQLISKRYAKALFDIAIETNTMDELESQVQMIHQVLESEEEFMQILQHPHILREEKMQLLKDVFSSIVSNELMGLLTLVVQKGRQEHLLEILSTFLDEVKTYKGIVTAVVISAVPLKEEQIEKIKQTLTSRIKKQIQIETQVDPSIIGGLKIRVGDRILDASIYGQLQGLKTSLYDMQLV
- the atpF gene encoding F0F1 ATP synthase subunit B, producing MDGGIISFDQQFLFGLGLQLLNTLILFAGLSFLLFKPVREFMEKRSEKIRLQLEQAKSEEQRVLEMKKEYENKLGHIKEESDEILREARKKAQEKENEIIEEARKEADSIKNRALTDIEREKVKIKDEMKKEMVEIASMMAGKLIASSIDEQKHSELIDEVISQMGDVSWHN
- the atpE gene encoding ATP synthase F0 subunit C, with amino-acid sequence MEQIDGRALILACSAIGAGLAMIAGIGPGIGQGYAAGKGAEAVGRQPEAQGDIVRTMLLGAAVAETTGIYGLIIAIILLFANPLISQYLRLLGQ
- the atpE gene encoding ATP synthase F0 subunit C, with the translated sequence MLFANPLVTRQGAGIVLACSAIGAGLSMIAGVGPGIGQGYAAGKSSEAVGKRPGLQSMIVRTMLLGQAVAQTTGIYALVIALLLLFSQILTQ
- the atpB gene encoding F0F1 ATP synthase subunit A, with the protein product MENLDFYNHNIIPVHIGGSEFYITTTIVNTWIIMAVLLGLALIVRILIHRFEEIPKGFQNVIELLVEVFYSFTATTMGENNKGFAPFYGSMFLFILLANLSGLVGLRPPTADLATTLALALITFFMIQGYGLRDKGIVNYVKGFFEPIPLLFPLNVIGELANPVSLSFRLFGNILGGTIIMALWYAMPWIPVKIGIPAFLHAYFDVFAGVLQTFIFVMLSMTFVSSAMDS
- a CDS encoding ATP synthase subunit I — its product is MNDRVPERNRLILRMIILGTVIGIAGSFIAEDSFGFIKGVSFGTIFSVLRLRLMEISIKKAVQMEKSRAQKYAASGYIARYILTGLVLTIAALEPSINLLGTVFGMLTMKAAVFLELYRDKKRSPKGIKVDHIKS
- a CDS encoding AtpZ/AtpI family protein; its protein translation is MKKKAEILALISLISQIGIMMALPIIFCILLGNFLDKWLNTGVLFLIVFSFLGVGAAFRNLFVIALKGIKARNMRKDEKDE
- the wecB gene encoding non-hydrolyzing UDP-N-acetylglucosamine 2-epimerase, with protein sequence MSIKVMSIFGTRPEAIKMAPVVKELEKTDGIESIVCVTAQHREMLDQVLDTFKLKPDFDLDIMKARQTLIDITVRALEGLDKVIKEVSPDIVLVHGDTSTTFVGSLAAFYNQVKVGHVEAGLRTYDKYQPFPEEMNRKLTGALTDIHFAPTSLAKTHLLKEGIPEEQIFVTGNTVIDALKTTIEENYIFANPLLNDIDYGNRRIIAMTAHRRENLGEPLENICNAVYRLVEAFEDIEVVYAVHKNPAVRETVYPILGNHPRIHLIDPLDMKDMHNLMNKSYLVLTDSGGLQEEVPSMKKPVLVLRNVTERPEGVEAGTLKLAGTDEERIFNMASELLTSKDAYEAMTSVKNPFGDGHASKRIVDAILYCFGKSNKRPEDF
- a CDS encoding ACT domain-containing protein; the encoded protein is MTSPISQITTEENVTLITLDNIPSNTSDIARIFRAIGESGVNIDMISQTSPYKGSINISFSLQDEDVFTVLKTLKAFKADYENLRIDINSNNVKISLFGEGMRTTPGTAAKTMELLAQNDIEIQLITTSEVDISYLISASDKDKAIKCFKEYFNI
- a CDS encoding MraY family glycosyltransferase, translated to MFQSVAVQETILLYIVSFISAFIISLLTTPLSKKIALMVGAVDQPKARGMHKEPMPRMGGIAIFLGFIITVFFITPLVEAFQWKQISGLLMGGLIIFLLGFFDDIYNLNAKLKLCVQILAALVVIYSDIRIEFVTWPFAESNTLLLEKLSVPITLFWIVGVTNAVNLIDGLDGLAAGVSSIAAICLMTLSILSPNPIGPVAAVLTAALAGSCLGFLPHNFNPAKIFMGDTGSTFLGFTLAVTSVQGFIKGYTAVTIIIAVLVLALPIFDTTFAILRRIINRRPIMEADRGHLHHRLVDKGYSQKKAVITLYGISGGFGIIGILIAQKDTVVALGVFIAMAVALYMIIYDNQGDNQSDNQSDNQK